A stretch of the Nicotiana tabacum cultivar K326 chromosome 6, ASM71507v2, whole genome shotgun sequence genome encodes the following:
- the LOC107813853 gene encoding uncharacterized protein LOC107813853: MECNKDEAVKAKEIAERKLTEKDIAGAQKFALKARNLFPDLDGLSQFLEVVNVYVAYEKKINGEVDFYGILSVDPSADDETIRKHYRRLALALHPDKNQSVGADGAFKILSEAWSLLSDRTKKMVYDYKRGMRNVSMGNSSMQGNQHGFHNFPMNPASARNSTNANVQPTPVAPQPSKRETFWTSCNRCQIRYEYLKLYLNKSLMCPNCHQPFLAGEVSAPVNNQASSFPWSSSQQQQRTSNRAANGSSASGVKLPTALNSGQTGYSGFGATVRADIQQDPVLKTRGANGVQSKTTTVMQAAQRGRPAGENLKRAHAEAASVKTDVGFVPDSTSSFSKVDRVIKKRRMAELKSNCQRKGKVNEMAGKVGSSSQRNIHGNENGVLRAERVAVAGSNKPRSSRELSNSEIRNMLVKKARMEISKKLKEWSTATASKTSYKEEKEVEKKKQAPKVITNDMRKDKTANDAVVDSKIACEQKRSSVLIAAVDLEPEVMSMTVPDPDFHNFDKDRTEKSFDDYQVWAAYDDDDGMPRYYALIHNVISKKPFKVQFSWLNSKNNSEFGPINWIDSGFLKTSGDFRIGKHEISKTLNSFSHKVKWVKGARGVIQIYPRKGDVWAVYRHWSPKWNELTPDDVIHTYDMVEVLGDYTEKEGVTVAPLVKVAGFKSVFRQHLDPKYIRHIPREEMFRFSHQVPSYLLTGQEAPNVPTGCWELDPAALPLELLKVMTEAEIEAERKAADPSNLERTCSESKEEEKSYVVGNSNVIKGEETTRDSKYDVKKPILTYSRKKKVKKAEASNIDAKRETS, translated from the coding sequence ATGGAATGTAATAAAGATGAAGCTGTTAAGGCCAAAGAAATTGCTGAGCGGAAATTAACTGAGAAGGACATTGCTGGAGCTCAAAAATTTGCTTTGAAGGCTCGAAATCTGTTTCCAGACCTTGACGGTCTTTCTCAGTTCCTGGAGGTTGTCAATGTTTATGTTGCTTATGAGAAGAAGATTAACGGCGAAGTGGATTTCTACGGGATCCTTTCCGTAGATCCGTCAGCTGATGATGAAACAATAAGGAAACATTACAGACGGCTAGCTCTAGCTCTTCACCCTGATAAAAATCAATCTGTTGGGGCAGATGGTGCGTTTAAGATTTTATCTGAAGCGTGGAGTTTGTTGTCTGATAGAACCAAAAAAATGGTGTATGATTATAAGCGAGGTATGAGGAATGTTTCCATGGGGAATTCATCCATGCAAGGCAATCAGCACGGATTTCATAATTTCCCCATGAACCCAGCAAGTGCAAGAAACTCAACTAATGCTAATGTCCAGCCAACCCCGGTGGCTCCACAGCCATCAAAACGAGAGACATTCTGGACATCTTGCAATCGATGCCAGATACGGTATGAATATTTAAAGCTTTACCTAAACAAAAGTCTTATGTGCCCAAACTGTCACCAGCCTTTTTTGGCAGGAGAGGTTAGTGCTCCCGTGAACAATCAAGCTTCCTCTTTTCCCTGGTCTTCCAGTCAGCAGCAGCAGCGTACAAGCAATCGTGCTGCTAACGGCTCTTCTGCTTCAGGTGTGAAGCTCCCTACAGCTTTAAATTCAGGACAAACAGGATATTCTGGTTTTGGCGCAACAGTTAGAGCAGACATTCAGCAGGATCCAGTTTTAAAGACAAGAGGTGCAAATGGTGTGCAGTCCAAAACCACTACAGTTATGCAAGCTGCACAGCGCGGCCGGCCAGCTGGTGAGAACTTGAAGAGAGCTCATGCAGAAGCAGCTTCCGTGAAAACTGATGTAGGTTTTGTTCCTGATTCGACTTCCAGTTTTTCAAAAGTTGATAGGGTAATAAAAAAGAGACGCATGGCTGAGTTGAAGTCAAATTGTCAAAGAAAAGGAAAGGTGAATGAAATGGCTGGAAAAGTTGGATCTAGCAGCCAACGAAACATACATGGAAATGAGAATGGGGTTTTGAGAGCAGAGAGGGTCGCCGTTGCGGGAAGTAACAAGCCTAGGAGTTCAAGGGAGTTGTCCAATTCAGAAATTCGCAATATGCTGGTGAAAAAGGCAAGGATGGAGATCAGCAAGAAGCTTAAAGAATGGAGCACAGCTACTGCGTCTAAAACTTCATATAAGGAAGAAAAAGAAGTGGAAAAGAAGAAGCAAGCTCCTAAAGTTATCACAAATGACATGAGAAAGGATAAAACTGCTAATGATGCGGTGGTGGATTCCAAAATAGCGTGCGAGCAGAAAAGGTCTTCTGTCCTTATTGCAGCTGTTGATTTAGAACCAGAAGTTATGTCGATGACTGTTCCTGACCCTGACTTCCATAATTTTGACAAGGATAGAACGGAAAAATCTTTCGATGATTATCAAGTTTGGGCTGCTTATGACGATGATGATGGCATGCCGCGCTATTATGCTCTGATTCATAATGTGATATCTAAAAAGCCATTTAAAGTGCAATTCAGCTGGTTGAACTCCAAAAACAACTCTGAATTCGGCCCAATTAATtggattgattctggattccTCAAGACCAGTGGAGATTTCAGGATAGGCAAGCATGAAATCAGTAAGACGCTCAATTCGTTCTCCCACAAGGTCAAGTGGGTGAAAGGAGCCAGAGGTGTTATCCAAATTTATCCGAGAAAGGGGGATGTTTGGGCTGTGTACAGGCATTGGTCTCCTAAATGGAATGAGCTAACTCCGGATGATGTGATACACACCTATGATATGGTGGAAGTGCTTGGAGACTACACAGAGAAGGAAGGTGTCACAGTTGCTCCATTAGTCAAAGTAGCTGGCTTCAAGTCAGTATTCCGTCAGCATTTGGACCCCAAGTATATTCGGCATATTCCCAGGGAAGAGATGTTTCGCTTCTCTCATCAGGTCCCTTCATACTTGCTTACAGGCCAAGAAGCTCCAAATGTTCCCACTGGATGCTGGGAGTTGGATCCTGCAGCCCTGCCGTTAGAACTTCTTAAAGTCATGACAGAAGCTGAAATAGAGGCAGAGAGAAAAGCTGCAGATCCTTCAAACTTAGAAAGAACATGTAGTGAAAGCAAAGAGGAGGAGAAATCCTATGTGGTTGGCAACAGCAATGTGATAAAGGGCGAAGAGACGACCAGAGATTCGAAGTATGATGTCAAAAAACCCATCTTGACATATTCAAGAAAGAAGAAGGTGAAGAAGGCGGAAGCAAGCAACATTGACGCCAAGAGAGAAACAAGCTAG